In one Macaca fascicularis isolate 582-1 chromosome 6, T2T-MFA8v1.1 genomic region, the following are encoded:
- the FABP6 gene encoding gastrotropin, with the protein MAFTGKFEMESEKNYDEFMKLLGLSSDVIEKARNFKIVTEVQQDGQDFTWSQHYSGGHTMTNKFTVGKESDIQTMGGKKFKATVQMEGGKLVVNFPNYHQTSEIVGDKLVEVSTIGGVTYERVSKRLA; encoded by the exons ATGGCTTTCACTGGCAAGTTCGAGATGGAGAGTGAGAAGAATTATGATGAGTTCATGAAGCTCCTCG GGCTCTCCAGCGATGTAATCGAAAAGGCCCGCAACTTCAAGATCGTCACGGAGGTGCAGCAGGATGGGCAGGACTTCACTTGGTCCCAGCACTACTCCGGAGGACACACCATGACCAACAAGTTCACTGTTGGCAAGGAAAGCGACATACAGACAATGGGGGGCAAGAAGTTCAAG GCCACCGTGCAGATGGAGGGCGGGAAGCTGGTGGTGAATTTCCCCAACTATCACCAGACCTCAGAGATCGTGGGTGACAAGCTGGTGGAG GTCTCCACCATCGGAGGCGTGACCTATGAGCGCGTGAGCAAGAGACTGGCCTAG
- the CCNJL gene encoding cyclin-J-like protein isoform X3, which produces MDRYNVSTSKQLYTVAVSCLLLASKFEDREDHVPKLEQINSTRILSSQNFTLTKKELLGTELLLLEAFSWNLCLPTPAHFLDYYLLASVSQKDHHCHTWPTTCPRKTKECLKEYAHYFLEVTLQDHVFYKFQPSVVAAACVGASRICLQLSPYWTRDLQRISSYSLEHLSTCIEILLVVYDNVLKDAVAVKSQALAMVPGTPPTPTPVLFQPPAYPALGQPATTLAQFQTPVQDLCLAYRDSLQAHRSGSLLSGSTGSSLHTPYLPLQPLDMCPVPIPASLSMQMAIAAEPRHCLATTYGSSYFSGSHMFPTGCFDR; this is translated from the exons GTAAGTTCGAGGATCGGGAAGACCATGTCCCCAAGTTGGAGCAAATAAACAGCACGAGGATCCTGAGCAGCCAGAACTTCACCCTCACCAAGAAGGAGCTGCTCGGCACAGAGCTGCTGCTCCTGGAGGCCTTCAGCTGGAATCTCTGCCTGCCCACGCCTGCCCACTTCCTGGACTACTACCTCTTGGCCTCCGTCAGCCAGAAGGACCaccactgccacacctggcccacCACCTGCCCCCGCAAGACCAAAGAGTGCCTCAAGGAGTATGCCCATTACTTCCTAGAGGTCACCCTGCAAG ATCACGTATTCTACAAATTCCAGCCTTCTGTGGTCGCTGCAGCCTGTGTTGGGGCCTCCAGGATTTGCCTGCAGCTTTCTCCCTACTGGACCAGAGACCTGCAGAGGATCTCAAGCTATTCCCTGGAACACCTCAGCACGTGTATTGAAATCCTGCTGGT AGTGTATGACAACGTCCTCAAGGATGCCGTAGCCGTCAAGAGCCAGGCCTTGGCGATGGTGCCCggcacaccccccacccccaccccagtgcTGTTCCAGCCACCAGCCTACCCGGCCCTCGGCCAGCCAGCGACCACCCTGGCACAGTTCCAGACCCCCGTGCAGGACCTATGCTTGGCCTACCGGGACTCCTTGCAGGCCCACCGTTCGGGGAGCCTGCTCTCGGGGAGCACAGGCTCATCCCTCCACACCCCGTacctccctctccagcccctggaTATGTGTCCCGTGCCCATCCCTGCGTCCCTTAGCATGCAGATGGCCATTGCAGCTGAGCCCAGGCACTGCCTCGCCACCACCTACGGAAGCAGCTACTTCAGTGGGAGCCACATGTTCCCCACTGGCTGCTTTGACAGATAG